The genomic DNA AAAACTTATAACAACCTATATCGTCGATCGGTCAAATTGTCGGAAAGTGATAGTCGGTTCCTTTACTTGTTGGGAGTAATTTATAGATATGCCTCTATCAGATGCTCAAGTCTTCGTAGCACTTTTGCTAGCACTATTCCCTGGCTTCTTGGCGTTTCGGTTGGCCACTGAACTTTACAAATAGATACCTTACAAACCAATACCTACTGGGTAGGTTGTCCTATCCTGGGTTTACAGGTATGAAGCTGGGGAGATGGGATGAGCCTGTCTCCCCAGTTTTAGTTGTGAGCAAGCAGCCTAAGTATTCTGGAGATAGATAGTCTGTGATACAAGTTAGAGTCTGTCATGCTGACGGATGGAGATAGTCTGTGATACAAGTTAGAGTCTGTCATGCTGACGGATGGAGATAGTCTGTGATACAGGTTAGAGTCTGTCATGCTGACGGATGGAATTGTGTTGCTAACGCTTGCAGTCGCTAACGCTGAACGAGGTTGAGGAGAGTTTGTGTCAGTTAACCAGCCTAATTCTAGTTCTCAACCGTCCAACATTAACCAGGCAACGAGTAACCAAGCAACTAGGGAACAGTTAGGGGTTGCTCCCGATCGAGCAGG from Cyanobacteriota bacterium includes the following:
- the psaM gene encoding photosystem I reaction center subunit XII, with the translated sequence MPLSDAQVFVALLLALFPGFLAFRLATELYK